In Corynebacterium afermentans subsp. afermentans, a genomic segment contains:
- a CDS encoding carboxylesterase/lipase family protein yields MTAAEHPVADTTAGKVRGVVDERSGMRTWRGVPFGASTASTGRFRAPQPAEKWQGLYDASRFAPPAMQGTFGWRDMVIGSEDCLTLDIVRPDTDEELPVVVYFHGGTFVTGASNEKVLQGHLLADATKVVYVSVNFRLGVLGYLDFRSLGHDCVATPALLDQILALEWVRANIANFGGDANRVTIMGESAGGAAVVHLMCAPAARGLFHGAVAQSPPPASVHSRLQAAMWVRELATRMGLPRTTTLEDMRATSAEELVRAGQSMLLNSKELVQLNTSFMPTVDGDTLTAHPIDTFEAGEQATVPLIVGTNSDEASFAKAIYQTTKARQRAARRALEAFDPDNSQAVLRAYGYAGGRGDYADLIADAVFWAPTVILATAHRRKAKTWMYRFDYASAAMRMLGLGAMHTSDLGAVFGEPNATKASRWDVFGGSEGFAEVSRVMQHHWGKFFHTGAPGEEWPVYGFRSDDKPGRATAVFDAGMHVEWDPKAVQRRAWESFDMREWGTHRQDLMNSAASLLGAAHPAWGDD; encoded by the coding sequence ATGACTGCCGCCGAGCACCCTGTCGCAGACACCACCGCGGGCAAGGTCCGCGGAGTGGTGGACGAGCGCTCCGGCATGCGCACCTGGCGCGGCGTGCCGTTCGGCGCATCCACCGCGAGCACCGGCCGCTTCCGCGCGCCCCAACCCGCCGAGAAGTGGCAGGGGCTTTACGACGCCTCCCGGTTCGCCCCGCCGGCCATGCAAGGCACGTTCGGCTGGCGCGACATGGTCATCGGCAGCGAGGACTGCCTCACCCTCGACATCGTGCGCCCGGACACGGACGAAGAATTGCCGGTGGTGGTCTACTTCCACGGCGGCACCTTCGTCACCGGCGCAAGCAACGAGAAGGTGCTGCAGGGGCATTTGCTCGCAGACGCTACCAAGGTGGTGTACGTTTCCGTGAATTTCCGCCTCGGTGTGCTTGGCTACCTGGACTTCCGCTCGCTCGGCCACGACTGCGTGGCCACGCCCGCGCTTTTGGACCAGATCCTGGCGCTGGAGTGGGTGCGCGCGAACATCGCCAACTTCGGCGGGGATGCGAACCGGGTGACCATCATGGGCGAATCCGCCGGAGGAGCGGCCGTGGTGCACCTCATGTGCGCCCCAGCCGCCCGCGGGTTGTTCCACGGGGCGGTGGCGCAGTCGCCGCCGCCGGCCAGCGTGCACTCGCGCCTCCAAGCCGCCATGTGGGTGCGCGAACTGGCTACCCGGATGGGCCTGCCGCGCACCACCACACTGGAGGATATGCGCGCCACCAGCGCAGAAGAGCTCGTGCGCGCCGGGCAGTCGATGCTGCTGAACTCCAAGGAACTGGTGCAGCTCAACACCAGCTTCATGCCCACCGTGGACGGCGACACGCTTACCGCCCACCCCATCGACACCTTCGAGGCCGGCGAGCAGGCCACCGTGCCGCTGATCGTGGGCACGAACTCGGATGAAGCCAGCTTTGCCAAGGCCATCTACCAGACCACGAAGGCCCGCCAGCGCGCTGCGCGCCGGGCGCTGGAGGCGTTCGACCCAGACAATTCTCAGGCGGTGCTGCGCGCCTACGGCTACGCGGGCGGGCGGGGCGACTACGCCGATCTCATCGCGGATGCGGTGTTCTGGGCGCCGACGGTGATCCTGGCGACGGCGCACCGTCGAAAGGCAAAGACTTGGATGTACCGCTTCGATTACGCCTCCGCGGCGATGCGCATGCTGGGGTTGGGTGCGATGCACACCTCGGACTTGGGTGCGGTGTTCGGCGAGCCGAACGCAACGAAGGCCTCGCGGTGGGACGTTTTCGGCGGATCCGAGGGGTTTGCGGAGGTCAGCCGCGTCATGCAGCACCACTGGGGCAAGTTTTTCCACACTGGCGCGCCGGGGGAGGAGTGGCCCGTGTACGGCTTCCGCTCCGACGATAAGCCGGGCCGCGCCACCGCCGTGTTCGACGCGGGGATGCACGTGGAGTGGGACCCGAAGGCGGTGCAGCGCAGGGCCTGGGAGAGCTTTGACATGCGCGAGTGGGGCACCCACCGCCAGGATCTGATGAATTCCGCGGCGTCCCTGTTGGGGGCTGCGCATCCGGCGTGGGGCGACGACTAG
- a CDS encoding ECF transporter S component — MSHATTPAAQAAQKAEWTPARRALAVAGTLFIAATWLYFVLVHPADWDQVTGSGQGIALLAGYGIGTILLLAAVIPVLPARTLGLIPIAIIINSVVGEIVGSIGLPLYLDSVGTVLVAALAGPVAGMATGALNNVVWGLLNPAALPFAAGAALVGWLAGVFIHRFNALRNIATVIGFGLVLGVVGGVVAAPVAAYVYGGTAGVGTGALVSLFREMGGSLIASVTTQAFISDPVDKVIVMLVAYFTVKALPKRTVATFAPQSNPQSK, encoded by the coding sequence ATGTCACACGCAACCACCCCGGCCGCGCAGGCCGCGCAGAAGGCCGAATGGACCCCCGCCCGCCGCGCCCTCGCCGTCGCAGGCACCCTGTTTATCGCCGCCACCTGGCTCTACTTCGTCCTCGTCCACCCGGCGGATTGGGACCAGGTCACCGGCTCCGGCCAGGGCATCGCGCTGCTTGCCGGCTACGGCATCGGCACCATCTTGCTGCTGGCCGCGGTGATCCCCGTGCTGCCGGCGCGCACGCTGGGTCTGATCCCGATCGCGATCATCATCAACTCTGTCGTTGGCGAGATCGTCGGTTCCATCGGCCTGCCGCTGTACCTGGACTCCGTGGGCACCGTGCTCGTCGCGGCCTTGGCAGGCCCGGTCGCGGGCATGGCCACCGGCGCGCTGAACAACGTCGTGTGGGGCCTGCTCAACCCGGCGGCGCTGCCGTTCGCCGCGGGTGCGGCGCTCGTCGGTTGGCTGGCCGGCGTGTTCATCCACCGTTTCAACGCGCTGCGCAACATCGCCACCGTGATCGGTTTCGGCCTGGTGCTCGGCGTTGTCGGCGGCGTGGTCGCAGCCCCTGTGGCCGCATACGTCTACGGCGGCACCGCTGGTGTGGGCACCGGCGCGCTGGTCAGCCTGTTCCGCGAGATGGGCGGCTCGCTCATCGCATCCGTGACCACCCAGGCGTTCATCTCCGACCCGGTGGACAAGGTCATTGTCATGCTGGTGGCGTACTTCACGGTCAAGGCGCTGCCCAAGCGCACTGTCGCCACCTTCGCCCCGCAGAGCAACCCGCAGAGCAAGTAA
- a CDS encoding ATP-binding cassette domain-containing protein has product MDLTPLTQTLDQHHTVEVIGNSGAGLTTLAAQAHNEWPGAAVVQQDATAHVSYLRDTVIEEVALGLEQRGTPIPEMRRRCERVLSAAGLTELAERHPSQLSGGQTRRLAIAAVAVLEPELLLLDVPFAGLDPTSATHIIRLLEALPSRIVVLGNRPRLNAAKLSLSAGILSPTSPPTHEPSLPPRVEPTGNPIDLGEITATRGGKPRKWWQFRATEQPTFTAGPIHLRVRPGQALWLRGDNGAGKTTLLRAMAGLDGNPGLALGVSLALQRAADQLAESTVGEFVGDPDVVVALGLDPETHPLDLPAAHLRLAQLAQVFAQHRPLVLLDEPDVGLDAPSRDRAHALIAQGLRRGQAVIFTCHDESFAAEAGEYAAVENIFLPRAEQ; this is encoded by the coding sequence ATGGATCTAACGCCGCTGACCCAAACACTCGACCAGCACCACACCGTCGAGGTCATCGGCAATTCCGGTGCGGGTCTGACCACACTCGCCGCCCAGGCGCACAACGAGTGGCCGGGCGCGGCCGTGGTCCAGCAGGACGCCACCGCGCACGTGTCCTACCTGCGCGACACGGTCATCGAAGAGGTCGCGCTCGGCCTCGAGCAGCGCGGCACACCCATCCCGGAGATGCGGCGCCGCTGCGAGCGCGTCCTCAGCGCCGCGGGTCTGACCGAGCTTGCCGAGCGGCACCCCTCACAACTCTCCGGCGGCCAAACACGCCGCCTGGCCATCGCTGCGGTCGCGGTTCTCGAGCCGGAGCTATTGCTTCTCGACGTCCCCTTCGCCGGCCTCGACCCCACCTCCGCCACCCACATCATCCGCCTACTCGAAGCCCTGCCGTCACGCATCGTGGTGCTAGGCAACCGCCCCCGCCTCAACGCAGCCAAGCTCTCGCTTTCCGCCGGCATCCTTTCTCCCACATCTCCTCCCACCCACGAGCCCAGCCTGCCCCCACGCGTGGAGCCCACCGGTAATCCGATCGACCTCGGCGAGATCACCGCAACCCGCGGCGGAAAACCCCGCAAGTGGTGGCAGTTCCGCGCCACCGAGCAGCCCACCTTCACCGCCGGGCCTATCCACCTGAGAGTGCGCCCGGGCCAGGCGCTGTGGCTGCGCGGCGACAACGGCGCCGGCAAGACCACGCTGCTGCGCGCGATGGCCGGCCTCGACGGCAACCCGGGGCTTGCTCTCGGCGTCTCCCTCGCGCTGCAGCGCGCCGCCGACCAGCTCGCCGAATCCACGGTGGGGGAGTTCGTCGGCGACCCGGACGTCGTTGTCGCGCTCGGCCTCGACCCGGAGACCCACCCGCTCGACCTTCCGGCCGCCCACCTGCGCCTGGCCCAGCTCGCCCAGGTCTTCGCCCAACATCGCCCGCTCGTGCTCCTCGACGAGCCCGACGTCGGCCTCGACGCCCCCTCCCGCGACCGCGCCCACGCCCTCATCGCCCAAGGTCTGCGCCGCGGACAGGCCGTGATCTTCACCTGCCACGACGAGAGCTTCGCCGCGGAGGCGGGGGAGTACGCGGCGGTGGAAAACATTTTTCTTCCGAGGGCAGAGCAGTAA
- a CDS encoding energy-coupling factor transporter transmembrane component T, translating into MSQPHTRLNPLTALAVGASGWILALGLNTPRASLAIIAVALAAGTCRTRNPSVVAATVIIAAPVAASMVLIHAPYGEHKIAPLLTSDGLADAAHLTARFTALVACLLAAVAWTRTPDLAKALQSTKGGNRIGYIAGTTLQLGPQGAHRARITRDANRLKQRPIKAKTVVPHLIMPVLTELLTQAGARGQALETAGYDLTGPRTVLRPVHDSPAQRAARILVPLTCVAVVLWI; encoded by the coding sequence GTGTCCCAGCCACACACCCGCCTGAACCCGCTGACCGCTTTGGCCGTCGGCGCGTCCGGCTGGATCCTGGCGCTGGGGCTGAATACTCCGCGGGCCTCGCTCGCCATCATCGCTGTGGCCCTCGCCGCCGGCACCTGTCGCACCCGCAACCCGTCCGTCGTGGCGGCCACAGTAATCATCGCCGCGCCCGTCGCCGCGTCGATGGTGCTCATCCACGCGCCCTACGGCGAGCACAAAATCGCCCCGCTGCTCACCTCCGACGGGCTCGCGGATGCCGCGCACCTCACCGCTCGTTTCACCGCGTTGGTGGCGTGCCTGCTCGCCGCCGTGGCGTGGACTCGCACGCCGGATCTGGCCAAGGCCCTGCAGAGCACAAAGGGCGGCAACCGCATCGGCTACATCGCCGGCACCACGCTGCAGCTCGGCCCCCAGGGCGCGCACCGCGCACGCATCACGCGCGACGCCAACCGCCTCAAGCAGCGACCGATCAAAGCCAAAACCGTCGTCCCGCACCTGATCATGCCCGTACTCACGGAGCTGCTCACCCAGGCCGGCGCCCGCGGCCAGGCCCTGGAGACTGCAGGCTACGACCTCACCGGCCCCCGCACCGTCCTGCGCCCGGTCCACGACAGCCCCGCCCAGCGCGCCGCCCGCATCCTTGTCCCGCTTACCTGCGTGGCGGTGGTCCTATGGATCTAA
- a CDS encoding (deoxy)nucleoside triphosphate pyrophosphohydrolase, whose product MAKNIDVVGAVILDGELVFAAQRGLGRSMSGLWEFPGGKIEPGETPEQALQRELFEELSVEVDVLDRIVTSRHETNSVVINLTTYYCTLRSGTPKLSEHQEIRWVPKAELHQLEWAPADIETVERVQQQ is encoded by the coding sequence ATGGCCAAAAACATCGATGTGGTTGGAGCAGTGATCCTCGACGGCGAACTTGTGTTTGCTGCACAGCGAGGATTGGGCCGATCGATGAGCGGATTGTGGGAGTTTCCCGGCGGAAAGATTGAACCCGGCGAGACTCCGGAACAGGCCCTGCAGCGTGAGCTTTTCGAGGAACTCAGTGTTGAGGTTGATGTATTGGATCGGATCGTGACGAGCCGGCACGAAACCAACTCTGTAGTCATCAACCTCACCACGTACTACTGCACGCTTCGCTCCGGCACCCCGAAGCTTTCCGAGCACCAGGAAATCCGCTGGGTGCCTAAAGCTGAGCTGCACCAACTTGAATGGGCACCAGCCGACATCGAGACTGTTGAACGAGTACAGCAGCAATAA
- a CDS encoding L-lactate dehydrogenase — MTVTHGNKIVLIGAGAVGTAYAYAIVNQGLADHLAIIDLNEDLVWAQVEDLNHAIPFSGHHMDVTVGTYEDCRDAAMVVNCAGVAQRDGETRIDLIARNAKIFQSINSEVMANGFNGIYVVATNPVDVLSYITWKQTGLPSNQVIGSGTVLDTARWRHNLGLHFDIAPSAVHTHIIGEHGDTELPVFSSGSVGGVPLRAMLETEAETNPDIYTQMDEMFIRTRDAAYDIIKRKGNTAFGIGNALARITRAVLRNEDVVLPVSALLEGEYGLEDLYIGTPTVLNRSGVRNVVELRLDSDELEKFRYSAKALREVIDHAEF; from the coding sequence ATGACCGTGACTCATGGCAACAAGATCGTCCTTATCGGCGCCGGCGCTGTCGGCACCGCCTACGCATACGCAATTGTCAACCAGGGCCTGGCGGACCACCTGGCCATCATCGACCTCAACGAGGACCTCGTCTGGGCCCAGGTTGAGGACCTCAACCACGCCATCCCGTTCTCGGGCCACCACATGGACGTCACGGTGGGCACCTACGAGGACTGCCGCGACGCCGCCATGGTGGTCAACTGCGCGGGCGTGGCGCAGCGCGACGGCGAGACCCGCATCGACCTGATCGCCCGCAACGCCAAGATTTTCCAGTCCATCAACTCCGAGGTCATGGCCAACGGCTTCAACGGCATCTACGTCGTGGCCACCAACCCCGTGGATGTGCTGTCCTACATCACCTGGAAGCAGACCGGCCTGCCGTCCAACCAGGTCATCGGCTCCGGCACCGTGCTGGACACTGCCCGCTGGCGCCACAACCTCGGCCTGCACTTCGACATCGCCCCATCCGCCGTGCACACCCACATCATCGGCGAGCACGGCGACACCGAACTGCCCGTGTTCTCCTCCGGCTCCGTCGGCGGTGTGCCGCTGCGCGCCATGCTGGAGACCGAGGCGGAGACCAACCCGGACATCTACACCCAGATGGACGAGATGTTCATCCGCACCCGCGACGCCGCCTACGACATCATCAAGCGCAAGGGCAACACCGCCTTCGGCATCGGCAACGCGCTCGCCCGCATCACGCGCGCGGTCCTGCGCAACGAGGACGTGGTCCTGCCCGTCTCCGCGCTACTCGAAGGCGAGTACGGGCTCGAGGACCTCTACATCGGCACCCCCACCGTCCTCAACCGCAGCGGCGTACGCAACGTTGTCGAACTGCGCCTCGACTCCGACGAGCTGGAGAAGTTCCGCTACTCCGCCAAGGCCCTGCGCGAGGTCATCGACCACGCCGAGTTCTAG
- a CDS encoding DEAD/DEAH box helicase yields MDPLLSSLQRDLEYGFIDEAVLANKQENPELITNGDSNTMYEALKNELEFADSYVFSVAFVTVGGIGALKQQLVEFQGKGTIITSSYQDFNEPAALRELLTLENVDVYVMSEYAHHAKGYIFNHGDHVTALVGSSNLTRYALMENHEWNIRVSSHRNGNIASQLQSGVDKHLEKAVPLTEEWISEYEQKRANRTIVFTETQPMEVSPEGEKILPNLMQVEALEQLQSVVDSGEKRALIISATGTGKTILAALATRQMKPSKTLFIVHREQILKKAAQEFAKVLEVDDSQIGFFVGARRELDKDLVFATVQSLSRKENLASISPLQFDLVIIDEVHRSGAKSYQSILNHFRPNFTLGLTATPERTDGFNVFELFGYNVPYEIRLEGALENRMLVPFDYYGIADYESAQGSIGDKSKLKDLVAESRVEHIVDALQKYSFAEGTKGLVFCSSNEESRILAEALSSRTAHGRPLRTRSLSGADTIEQRESVVSKLENGELDYIFTVDIFNEGIDIPSVNVIVLLRSTESSIIFTQQLGRGLRKSADKHSLRVIDFIGNYANNYLIAIALTGNKTGRKPKILDDVNDPRPKAGSSTVSFDKVSAARVIESLQKARITGVKAKREAIAELKYRLGRIPRLVDFLYHESMDPSVLCATDQHTRNYWSLLYKLKEVNSAPSREEDGFLSLIAAELLNGKRPQELLLLSELVRRGPKGTLSAHDFKTAIEEYSPELDSSANLMQSVELVLNLDWFTKAAAQRYGGSPLAVRTSSGFQLGERFSELYFSYDEQHPNPEVSFRSHIDDLIETGLLVNRRQYRQSDMFVRGKTYTRKDAARLLNWHHNRESTIYGYAVDSNTNTCPIFVTYHKDADVLASHRYDDTFIDQSTMQWFSKSNRTLKSNELQPILDGSADLHLFVKREDADGLEFYYLGQAEVRHAEERHMTGNKDELLDVVVMRLGLDEPVRAPLYKALTTNKRSSIQDPFDDGMKAERHRNPGHMVREDSEGKRHLEQ; encoded by the coding sequence ATGGATCCTTTGCTTTCCTCGCTGCAACGCGACCTTGAGTACGGCTTCATCGACGAAGCCGTTCTTGCCAACAAGCAAGAAAACCCGGAGCTCATCACCAACGGTGACTCAAACACCATGTACGAGGCGCTCAAGAACGAACTTGAGTTCGCTGATAGTTACGTCTTCTCCGTTGCATTCGTGACGGTCGGCGGTATCGGCGCGCTCAAACAGCAACTCGTTGAGTTTCAAGGCAAGGGCACGATCATCACGTCCTCGTACCAGGACTTCAACGAGCCAGCTGCATTGCGCGAGCTACTAACTCTGGAAAACGTCGATGTCTACGTTATGTCTGAATACGCCCACCATGCCAAGGGCTACATCTTCAATCACGGCGATCATGTCACCGCGCTCGTCGGCAGCTCAAACCTCACGCGCTACGCCCTGATGGAAAACCACGAGTGGAACATCCGAGTTTCCTCGCACCGAAACGGCAACATTGCGTCACAGCTTCAAAGTGGGGTCGACAAGCACCTCGAAAAGGCAGTACCACTGACCGAGGAATGGATCAGCGAGTACGAGCAGAAGAGGGCCAACCGCACAATCGTTTTCACGGAAACTCAACCGATGGAGGTTTCTCCGGAAGGCGAGAAGATTCTTCCAAACCTGATGCAGGTGGAGGCGCTTGAGCAGCTGCAGAGTGTGGTCGACTCCGGCGAAAAACGCGCATTGATCATCTCAGCAACCGGCACGGGAAAGACTATTTTGGCAGCGTTGGCTACGCGCCAGATGAAGCCTTCAAAAACGCTTTTCATCGTGCACCGTGAGCAGATCTTGAAAAAGGCAGCTCAAGAGTTTGCCAAGGTGTTGGAAGTCGACGACTCACAAATCGGTTTCTTCGTGGGAGCGCGGCGAGAGTTAGACAAAGATTTGGTGTTTGCAACGGTTCAGTCTCTTTCACGGAAAGAGAATCTGGCGTCAATCTCGCCGCTCCAGTTCGATCTGGTCATCATCGACGAAGTTCACCGTTCCGGGGCCAAGTCGTACCAGTCGATCCTGAACCACTTCCGCCCCAACTTCACGCTAGGTTTGACCGCCACCCCGGAGCGTACGGATGGGTTTAACGTCTTCGAACTCTTTGGATACAACGTTCCGTACGAGATTCGTCTTGAAGGCGCCCTTGAAAACCGGATGCTCGTCCCCTTCGACTACTACGGCATTGCCGACTACGAATCGGCGCAGGGATCAATCGGAGACAAGTCAAAGCTCAAAGATCTGGTTGCGGAAAGTCGCGTCGAGCACATCGTTGATGCACTGCAGAAATACTCGTTCGCAGAAGGTACGAAAGGCCTAGTGTTCTGCAGTAGTAACGAAGAATCCCGCATCCTCGCGGAAGCACTCTCCTCGCGCACCGCTCACGGCCGTCCGTTGAGAACGAGGAGTCTCTCGGGAGCGGACACGATTGAACAGCGAGAGTCGGTCGTTTCGAAGCTGGAAAATGGCGAGCTCGATTACATCTTCACGGTGGACATTTTCAACGAGGGAATCGACATCCCCTCGGTGAATGTGATCGTCCTGCTCCGAAGCACTGAATCCTCAATTATTTTCACGCAACAACTAGGACGCGGGTTGCGAAAGTCCGCCGACAAGCACTCGCTGCGCGTCATCGATTTTATTGGTAACTACGCGAACAACTACCTCATTGCTATTGCTCTCACCGGAAACAAGACTGGCCGCAAGCCAAAGATTCTCGACGACGTCAACGACCCTCGCCCAAAAGCCGGGTCTTCCACGGTGAGCTTCGACAAGGTCTCCGCCGCTCGAGTAATCGAGTCTCTGCAAAAGGCCCGTATCACCGGAGTTAAAGCGAAGCGCGAAGCCATCGCCGAGTTAAAGTACCGGCTCGGCCGGATTCCGAGGCTCGTCGATTTCCTTTACCACGAGTCCATGGATCCGTCTGTGCTGTGCGCAACCGATCAACACACCCGAAACTACTGGTCGCTTTTGTACAAATTGAAGGAAGTTAACTCTGCGCCCTCCCGCGAAGAAGACGGCTTCCTCTCCCTCATCGCCGCGGAGCTGCTCAACGGAAAACGACCGCAGGAACTTCTTCTTCTCTCCGAACTTGTGCGCCGCGGACCTAAAGGGACGCTTTCCGCACACGACTTCAAGACCGCAATTGAGGAGTACTCACCGGAGCTTGATTCCTCGGCTAACCTCATGCAGTCGGTAGAGCTCGTTTTGAACCTGGACTGGTTCACGAAGGCTGCTGCCCAACGCTATGGGGGTAGTCCACTCGCTGTCCGCACAAGCAGCGGTTTTCAGCTCGGTGAGCGGTTCTCAGAGTTGTACTTCTCCTACGACGAGCAACACCCGAACCCGGAAGTCAGTTTCCGCTCCCACATTGATGACCTCATCGAAACTGGCCTCCTCGTCAACCGGCGCCAGTACCGCCAGAGCGACATGTTCGTCCGAGGGAAAACGTACACCCGAAAAGACGCAGCAAGACTCCTCAACTGGCATCACAATAGGGAGTCCACGATCTACGGGTACGCGGTGGATTCAAACACCAACACTTGCCCGATCTTCGTCACCTACCACAAGGACGCCGATGTCCTGGCGAGCCACCGATACGACGACACATTCATTGACCAATCCACAATGCAATGGTTCTCCAAGAGCAATCGGACGCTGAAGAGCAACGAACTCCAGCCAATCTTGGATGGCTCCGCCGACCTCCACCTCTTTGTGAAGCGAGAAGACGCAGACGGCTTGGAGTTTTACTACCTCGGGCAAGCTGAAGTCAGGCACGCCGAAGAGCGGCACATGACTGGAAACAAAGATGAATTGCTCGACGTGGTGGTCATGAGGTTGGGATTAGACGAACCTGTCCGTGCCCCGCTGTACAAGGCACTCACCACAAACAAGCGCTCGAGCATCCAGGATCCGTTTGATGACGGCATGAAGGCGGAACGCCACCGAAACCCTGGCCACATGGTCAGAGAAGATTCGGAAGGCAAACGTCATTTGGAGCAGTAA
- a CDS encoding nucleoside hydrolase, protein MRVILDCDPGIDDTYAIIFLTAAAHAGLIELDCLTTTSGNVPAEQCAQNGAWILGLSGLPIISLAAGLPGPLEVELTTTPETHGETGLGYATAPERHVEHDWDALWIDSIERGTEDLHLIVTGPLTNLAAFAHAHPEHFQKLKHITVMGGAVHYPGNTTPSAEWNFWVDPHAAADVFAMTPVPITLCSLGVTERMLLGPEALAEFVDKLGGSPLAEHLEAITRFYFEFHEDVGEGYQAQIHDLLTVLIALDLVDYQATETTVDVEADSELMRGTSVADLRGIWERDPNARLVTDVTDEAITAAWERFDWACEVHAKAAAGDAEIVELRHLRADD, encoded by the coding sequence GTGAGAGTCATCCTGGATTGCGACCCCGGCATCGACGACACCTACGCAATCATCTTCCTCACCGCCGCGGCCCACGCGGGGCTCATAGAGCTCGATTGCCTCACGACGACCTCCGGCAACGTCCCCGCCGAACAATGCGCCCAGAACGGCGCCTGGATCCTGGGACTGAGCGGTCTGCCCATCATCTCGCTGGCCGCGGGCCTGCCCGGGCCGCTCGAGGTGGAGCTGACCACCACGCCGGAAACCCACGGGGAGACCGGCTTGGGCTACGCCACCGCGCCCGAGCGCCACGTGGAGCACGACTGGGACGCGCTGTGGATCGACTCCATCGAGCGCGGCACCGAGGATTTGCACCTCATCGTCACGGGGCCTTTGACCAACCTGGCCGCCTTTGCCCACGCCCACCCGGAGCATTTTCAAAAGCTCAAGCACATCACCGTGATGGGCGGAGCAGTGCATTACCCGGGCAACACCACGCCCAGCGCGGAGTGGAACTTCTGGGTGGACCCGCACGCCGCCGCCGACGTGTTCGCCATGACACCGGTGCCGATCACACTGTGCTCGCTCGGCGTGACAGAGCGGATGTTGCTCGGTCCGGAGGCGTTGGCGGAGTTCGTCGATAAGCTTGGCGGCTCCCCGCTCGCCGAGCATCTCGAGGCGATCACTCGGTTCTACTTCGAGTTCCACGAAGACGTCGGCGAGGGCTATCAGGCTCAGATCCACGACTTGCTCACCGTGCTCATCGCTCTTGACCTGGTGGATTACCAGGCGACCGAGACCACCGTCGACGTGGAGGCCGACTCCGAGCTCATGCGCGGCACCTCGGTGGCGGATCTGCGTGGTATTTGGGAGCGCGACCCGAACGCGCGCCTGGTCACCGACGTCACCGACGAGGCCATCACCGCCGCCTGGGAACGCTTCGACTGGGCCTGCGAGGTGCACGCCAAGGCCGCCGCCGGCGACGCCGAGATTGTGGAGCTGCGCCACCTGCGCGCCGACGACTAG
- a CDS encoding MFS transporter, translating to MNADNPTQQQTPRTQPKIPRTIWVLVGAAFIIALGYGLIAPVLPQFAGSFGVSMAAAGAVTSIFALARLLGAPGAGRLVDRLGSRPIYLTGLLIVAASTFFVAFAQAYWQILALRFIAGFGSTMFTLSAQALIVRVTHPSIRGRANALYASAFLVGNVVGPVIGAALSFLGFRAPFVIYGIAVAGAAVAVGALTQPKPGSEPLPAAKPKMRVRQAWQSSTYKALLAAGFTNGFVNMGSRVAILPLFAAAVFERGGAAAGFALTAFAFGMAVTLQFSGRLADSLGRRPLVAAGLATSGVFTALLGGATSFWPLVLLSAAAGIGAGLMSPATQATLADIIGNERSGGTVLSTYQMTQDAGSILAPVLLGTVAEAAGFQAAFGMCGAVCAATLIIWLVAGKETKP from the coding sequence ATGAACGCCGACAATCCAACTCAACAGCAGACGCCGCGCACCCAGCCGAAGATCCCGCGCACGATCTGGGTGCTTGTCGGCGCCGCGTTCATCATCGCCCTCGGCTACGGGCTCATCGCCCCAGTGCTCCCGCAGTTCGCCGGCAGCTTCGGCGTGTCCATGGCGGCCGCCGGAGCGGTCACCTCCATTTTCGCACTGGCGCGCCTTCTGGGGGCTCCGGGGGCCGGCCGGCTCGTCGATAGGCTTGGCTCCCGCCCGATCTACCTCACCGGCTTGCTTATCGTTGCCGCCTCCACGTTCTTCGTGGCCTTCGCGCAGGCATATTGGCAGATCCTCGCCCTGCGGTTTATCGCCGGGTTCGGCTCCACCATGTTCACTCTGTCGGCGCAGGCGTTGATCGTGCGCGTGACGCACCCGTCCATCCGCGGGCGTGCCAACGCGCTGTACGCCTCCGCGTTTCTGGTCGGCAACGTCGTCGGCCCGGTCATCGGCGCCGCGTTGTCTTTCCTGGGTTTCCGCGCACCGTTTGTCATTTACGGCATCGCGGTGGCGGGCGCGGCGGTTGCCGTCGGCGCGCTGACCCAGCCAAAGCCGGGCTCCGAGCCGCTGCCCGCAGCGAAGCCGAAGATGCGCGTGCGCCAGGCGTGGCAGAGCTCCACCTACAAGGCGCTGCTGGCCGCCGGTTTTACCAACGGCTTTGTCAACATGGGCTCGCGAGTGGCCATCTTGCCGCTGTTCGCTGCGGCCGTGTTTGAGCGCGGGGGAGCGGCCGCCGGGTTTGCGCTGACCGCCTTCGCGTTCGGCATGGCCGTGACTCTGCAGTTCTCCGGCCGCCTCGCCGACAGCCTCGGCCGCCGTCCGCTGGTCGCCGCGGGTCTTGCCACCTCGGGCGTGTTCACGGCACTCCTTGGCGGTGCCACCAGTTTCTGGCCGCTCGTGCTACTCTCCGCCGCCGCAGGCATCGGCGCGGGCCTGATGAGCCCCGCCACCCAGGCCACGCTCGCGGACATCATCGGCAACGAGCGCTCCGGCGGTACAGTGCTGTCCACGTATCAAATGACGCAGGATGCCGGCTCGATCCTCGCGCCGGTGCTGCTCGGCACGGTCGCGGAGGCGGCGGGCTTCCAGGCCGCGTTCGGCATGTGCGGGGCGGTGTGCGCCGCCACGTTAATCATTTGGCTTGTCGCCGGAAAGGAAACAAAACCGTGA